Within Gammaproteobacteria bacterium, the genomic segment TTCTTTAATCTCCGCACACGGTGGCGTGCGCGCGCCAGCGTATTTTTGGGCGATTGTGGGAGCACGGCGCTGGGGTTCGTGCTCTGCTGGTTCGCAATCGATTTGACGCAGGGCAGCGTGCCCGCGATGGCGCCGATCATCGCCGTGTGGATACTGGCGCTGCCGGTCCTGGATACTGTCAATGTTGTGCTGAGTCGCGGATTGCGCGGTCAAGGTCCTTTCGTCGGCAGCCGCGATCATCTTCATCATGCGCTGATGATGGCGGGTTACTCGCCCCGGCAGACGGTGCGTATCCTCATAGTTATCGCCGCGGCGCTGGCCGGCGTGGGCCTGCTCGGGCATCGCTACGCGGTGGCGGAGCCGATCATGTATCTGGGTTTCGTCGGGCTGGTGTTCGTCTATTACGCAAGCTTGAGTCTATTCTGGCATGATCGTTACCGGCAACTTCTGAACCGGTCCGCTGCCTCGACCGTCACGTTTGCCGAGTTCATGAAGGGCTCTTATTCAATCTGTGCCCCGCAACCACCGCCGCTACCGGAGTCTGTACTGCGGGAGGCGAGTTTGACGCCTTCGCTACGGCCTTAAGCGGCATCGCGGAGCGCCGTCGCCCGCATGTATCTGCGTGTGACACGCGTGGCTCACCGGGCAACGGTTATGGCCATGCGGCACTATCGTTACAATGCACGCCCCATTCAGCGCCTGCTGAAGGTCACAGTCAAGTAACCCGCACCGATGGAATACAAGCTTACTTACTTGGCGCGCATCGCGCTGCTGCTGATGTTGACTGTAGGCGTTTACCTGGCGGCGGTCGAAGGCGGCCCGGTCGCCGCGGCCAATCTCAATGACAAAATCGTGCATCTGGTCGCGTTTTTTGTGCTGGCGCTGGGTGCCGATTACGCGTTCCCGCGCCGCCGCTTCGACTGGTTTACGGCGTCGCCGTTGCTGGGCTATGGACTGCTGATTGAGATCATGCAGTTCTTTATACCGCACCGCAGCTTCTCGCTTGCGGACCTGGCGGCCGACGCTGCAGGCCTGGCCGTTTATGCGGCGACTGCCTTTATCTTGAGGCAGTTCTCTCCTCCATTAAGTCGCAGGTTTCCCACCGGCCAATAACGCCATTGCTTGCGTGCAATTTGCTAAGCCACTGAGTTGCGCGGAAACGTTTATTTGTTCCACGGCATTTGTCCCAGTCCTCACACACGGTCGACCAGCACGAACAGCTCGCGCCAGGCAAGGCTGCATTTGGGGCGCACATGGATTGTTTCTCGCACACACCCCGAATCAGACCAAGTATCTCCCGATTCAGGCAGTTCCATTGCGGTCGTTGCCTGTGCCAATCACTCCTTGCTTCCATAGTATGGTCAGCTACAATCGCGCGTGGACTAATATGAATTCCGGGTCTTCGCTGACCGGCCGGGGACAGTTCTTAAGAATATAACGGAAGTATGTACTTGTTGAAAAATGACGGCTAGCAGCCTGTCGGAC encodes:
- the vanZ gene encoding VanZ family protein, which produces MEYKLTYLARIALLLMLTVGVYLAAVEGGPVAAANLNDKIVHLVAFFVLALGADYAFPRRRFDWFTASPLLGYGLLIEIMQFFIPHRSFSLADLAADAAGLAVYAATAFILRQFSPPLSRRFPTGQ